One genomic segment of Rhodothermales bacterium includes these proteins:
- a CDS encoding NAD(P)-dependent oxidoreductase, whose product MPPLYQRILLTGANGLVGQALVERLSADASVDLLATGRDDRPRFTEGSCGYTPLDITDTEAVRRLFVDFAPSVVINCAAITKVEQGEENKEACWAVNVDAVAALGRLCKAQGVRLVQLSTDFVFDGSAGPYDERDRPDPINFYGRSKWASENAVRAARLRRWTIVRTALGYGTGHALTRSNFGLWLVERLQRGEPTAVATDQIRTPTYIPDFADGIARAVRLNKNGLYHLAGRELLSVYDFARRLAQRLDLDASLITPTTTDVLHPDAPRPLRTGLLILKAETELGYKPRPLDDALDHFGQRLGLPVPTR is encoded by the coding sequence GTGCCTCCCCTCTACCAGCGCATCCTCCTCACCGGCGCAAATGGCCTCGTCGGACAGGCGCTCGTGGAGCGGCTGAGCGCCGACGCGAGCGTGGACCTCCTCGCGACGGGCCGCGACGACCGCCCCCGCTTCACCGAGGGCTCGTGCGGCTACACCCCGCTCGACATCACCGACACCGAAGCCGTCCGCCGCCTCTTCGTCGACTTCGCGCCGAGCGTGGTCATCAACTGCGCGGCGATCACGAAGGTGGAGCAGGGCGAGGAAAACAAAGAGGCGTGCTGGGCCGTGAACGTCGACGCCGTCGCCGCGCTCGGCCGGCTCTGCAAGGCGCAGGGCGTCCGCCTCGTCCAGCTCTCGACGGACTTCGTGTTCGATGGCTCGGCCGGGCCCTACGACGAGCGCGACCGGCCCGACCCGATCAACTTCTACGGCCGCTCGAAGTGGGCGAGCGAGAACGCCGTACGCGCCGCCCGGCTGCGACGGTGGACGATCGTCCGCACGGCCCTCGGCTACGGCACCGGCCATGCCCTCACGCGCTCCAACTTCGGGCTCTGGCTCGTCGAGCGGCTCCAGCGCGGCGAGCCGACGGCCGTCGCCACCGACCAGATCCGCACGCCGACGTACATCCCCGATTTTGCCGACGGCATCGCGCGCGCCGTCCGGCTGAACAAGAACGGGCTCTACCACCTCGCCGGCCGCGAACTCCTCTCGGTCTACGACTTCGCCCGACGCCTCGCGCAGCGCCTCGATCTCGACGCCTCGCTCATCACGCCGACGACGACCGACGTGCTGCACCCGGACGCACCGCGCCCGCTCCGCACGGGCCTGCTCATCCTCAAGGCCGAAACCGAGCTAGGCTACAAGCCGCGCCCGCTCGACGACGCGCTCGACCACTTCGGCCAGCGCCTCGGCCTCCCCGTCCCCACGCGCTGA
- a CDS encoding META domain-containing protein, which produces MIRLSGPVLFFLLALGLGSGCDANLENDLIGTTWVLDHTAFPPGDSTESTPTTLRFASETEVAINSCNQCSGGYRSDGNVLAFTGLGCTEIGCGIRLDLGPRLADADRVVYSLSDDGLILVAERDGLLSTFTFVAESGGPDGDG; this is translated from the coding sequence ATGATTCGTCTGTCTGGCCCCGTTCTCTTCTTCCTCCTCGCGCTCGGCCTCGGGTCGGGGTGCGACGCGAACCTCGAAAACGACCTGATCGGGACGACGTGGGTGCTCGATCACACCGCATTCCCGCCGGGCGATTCGACGGAGTCCACGCCGACGACGCTCCGATTCGCGAGCGAGACCGAGGTCGCCATCAACTCGTGCAACCAGTGCAGCGGCGGCTATCGGAGTGACGGCAACGTCCTCGCCTTCACCGGCCTCGGCTGCACCGAGATCGGCTGCGGCATCCGGCTCGACCTCGGCCCCCGCCTCGCTGACGCCGACCGCGTCGTCTACTCCCTCTCCGACGACGGGCTGATCCTCGTCGCCGAGCGCGACGGCCTGCTCAGCACGTTCACCTTCGTCGCCGAGAGCGGCGGCCCCGACGGCGACGGCTGA
- the serS gene encoding serine--tRNA ligase translates to MLDLQTLRDDPDRVRQAMRDKGDYDPSLVDRVLEVDEQRRAAVSELQEAQTELNASSKQIGQLMGQGKRDEAQVLIQRTADLKQRVKELEDEPKRLEEEQRRLLLEIPNLAHPSVPVGRTEADNEVAFTWGDTPTFDFEPLPHWELIERHELVDFERGAKVAGAGFPFYIGKGARLQRALVQFFLDLAGEAGYTEMQPPLVVNEASGIGTGQIPDKEAMMYEAERDELFLIPTAEVPVTNFFRDEILAADALPTKFAAHTPCFRREAGSYGKDVRGLNRLHQFDKVELVQFVHPDASYDALESLRENAERAVQALGLPYRRLLMCTGDMGFTQSMKYDLEVWSAGQDRWLEVSSISNFEAYQARRANIRFRPADGGKPQFVHTLNGSGLALPRIVAALLENNQQADGSISIPEPLRRYTGFDTIG, encoded by the coding sequence ATGCTCGACCTCCAGACGCTCCGCGACGATCCCGACCGTGTCCGCCAGGCCATGCGCGACAAAGGCGATTACGACCCGTCGCTCGTCGACCGCGTGCTCGAAGTCGACGAGCAGCGGCGCGCCGCAGTCTCGGAGTTGCAGGAGGCACAGACCGAGCTGAATGCGTCGTCCAAGCAGATCGGGCAGTTGATGGGACAGGGCAAGCGCGACGAGGCGCAGGTGCTCATCCAGCGCACGGCCGACCTCAAGCAGCGCGTGAAGGAGCTGGAGGACGAGCCGAAGCGGCTTGAGGAAGAGCAGCGCCGCCTGCTACTGGAGATCCCGAACCTCGCTCATCCGAGTGTCCCCGTCGGCCGCACCGAGGCCGACAACGAGGTCGCGTTCACGTGGGGCGACACGCCGACATTCGATTTCGAGCCGCTGCCGCACTGGGAGCTCATCGAACGGCACGAGCTCGTCGACTTCGAGCGCGGCGCGAAGGTGGCGGGCGCAGGCTTCCCGTTCTACATCGGGAAAGGCGCGCGGCTGCAACGCGCCCTCGTCCAGTTCTTCCTCGACCTCGCGGGTGAGGCCGGCTACACCGAGATGCAACCGCCGCTCGTCGTGAACGAGGCATCGGGGATCGGGACCGGGCAGATCCCGGACAAGGAGGCGATGATGTACGAGGCCGAGCGCGACGAGCTCTTCCTCATCCCCACGGCCGAGGTCCCCGTCACCAACTTCTTCCGCGACGAGATCCTCGCCGCCGACGCCCTCCCGACGAAGTTCGCCGCGCACACGCCGTGCTTCCGCCGCGAGGCCGGCTCGTACGGCAAAGACGTGCGCGGGCTCAACCGGCTCCACCAGTTCGACAAGGTCGAGCTCGTCCAGTTCGTCCACCCCGACGCGAGCTACGACGCGCTCGAATCGCTGCGCGAGAACGCCGAGCGGGCCGTGCAAGCCCTCGGCCTCCCGTACCGCCGCCTGCTGATGTGCACGGGCGACATGGGCTTCACGCAGAGCATGAAGTACGACCTCGAAGTGTGGAGCGCCGGGCAGGATCGCTGGCTCGAAGTCTCGTCCATCTCCAACTTCGAGGCCTACCAGGCGCGGCGGGCGAACATCCGCTTCCGGCCCGCCGACGGCGGCAAGCCGCAGTTCGTCCACACCCTCAACGGCAGCGGGCTCGCGCTCCCGCGGATCGTCGCCGCCCTGCTCGAAAACAACCAGCAGGCCGACGGCAGCATCTCGATTCCCGAGCCGCTCCGGCGCTACACCGGGTTCGACACCATCGGCTGA
- a CDS encoding CDP-alcohol phosphatidyltransferase family protein, with protein MTFSNMLERPQVKRTSEIEETTNVYVVHPMSAALVPLFARWGVRPNAVSVMGMVFGGLAAVAYYQYFLWPYALAGFLFMIGWHVMDGADGQLARLTGQTSEIGKVLDGLCDHVAFALVYVSLTVAAASVLGAWVWLVAVAAGLSHLVQASAYEFKRQAYDYWVHAKHSARIERPEAFHRSLDGKQGASLLFGKLYLAYLRIQYRLAGIDAALIGEMEHALGEGGEREAEVRAAYRATNLDAVRRWSILCSNYRTIAIFVAALLGSPLYFFLFEIVGLNAAFAGLSVMQARRNAVFRDWLGESEHAPPLAQPMVSNPV; from the coding sequence TTGACGTTTTCGAACATGCTGGAACGGCCGCAGGTCAAAAGGACGAGCGAGATCGAGGAGACGACGAACGTCTACGTCGTCCACCCGATGAGCGCGGCCCTCGTGCCGCTCTTCGCCCGGTGGGGCGTGCGCCCGAACGCGGTCTCGGTGATGGGGATGGTCTTCGGCGGGCTCGCGGCCGTGGCCTACTACCAGTATTTCCTGTGGCCGTACGCCCTCGCCGGCTTCCTCTTCATGATCGGCTGGCACGTGATGGACGGCGCCGACGGCCAACTCGCGCGGCTCACGGGGCAGACGTCGGAGATCGGGAAGGTGCTCGATGGGCTGTGCGACCACGTTGCCTTTGCGCTCGTCTACGTCAGCCTCACGGTTGCGGCGGCGTCGGTGCTCGGCGCGTGGGTGTGGCTCGTCGCCGTGGCAGCAGGGCTGAGTCATCTCGTGCAGGCGAGCGCGTACGAGTTCAAGCGGCAGGCCTACGACTACTGGGTCCACGCGAAGCATTCGGCGCGGATCGAGCGGCCCGAGGCGTTCCACCGCAGCCTCGACGGCAAGCAGGGCGCGTCGCTGCTCTTCGGCAAGCTGTACCTCGCGTACCTCCGCATCCAGTACCGCCTCGCGGGGATCGACGCCGCCCTCATCGGCGAGATGGAGCACGCGCTCGGCGAGGGCGGAGAGCGAGAGGCCGAGGTCCGCGCGGCGTACCGGGCGACGAACCTCGACGCCGTCCGCCGCTGGTCGATCCTCTGCTCGAATTACCGGACGATCGCGATCTTCGTCGCGGCCCTGCTCGGCAGTCCGCTGTACTTCTTCCTCTTCGAGATCGTCGGATTGAACGCGGCGTTCGCCGGGCTCAGCGTGATGCAGGCGAGACGCAACGCGGTGTTCCGCGACTGGCTCGGTGAGTCCGAACACGCGCCCCCCCTCGCTCAGCCGATGGTGTCGAACCCGGTGTAG
- a CDS encoding lysylphosphatidylglycerol synthase transmembrane domain-containing protein: MVPAPDPNASRPESGEDPSVPAVATESAGRGRISARSIAWPLLLSLATLGAVGYFTFDLDSFAAIARGFNPWFLAGAVGTVVVRVYFGGWRLSYFSRGRLDMRASVRSQIAWDFFAYVTPSTVGGGPFVSVFMARDRGLPLGEATSIILFAMLIDQLCLALTIPVLVVCAAYVDVFPASLGTVGAWSLALVFLGYMAWVLVFAYGTLVRPQLLTGLVGGVLRIRWLRRFRTRGLRVLSDLQTRSAVLRAQPLSFYAKGFGLTLVPWISRYLLAVFVIRSVYSATDELLIFLRSAALQLGALAMPTPGGAGGVEGLYVLFFGPDLLPPSLVAPTLLVWRLLSYYVFIFAGLFITMRHVQQRVT, translated from the coding sequence GTGGTTCCAGCACCTGATCCCAACGCGTCCCGTCCTGAGAGCGGGGAAGACCCCTCGGTTCCTGCCGTCGCGACCGAGTCTGCCGGGCGGGGCCGCATCAGTGCCCGCAGTATTGCGTGGCCGCTGCTCCTCAGCCTCGCCACGCTCGGCGCCGTCGGCTACTTCACGTTCGACCTCGACTCGTTCGCTGCGATCGCGCGCGGGTTCAACCCGTGGTTCCTCGCAGGGGCAGTCGGGACCGTCGTGGTGCGGGTGTATTTCGGCGGGTGGCGGCTGAGCTATTTCTCACGGGGCCGGCTGGACATGCGGGCGAGCGTGCGGAGCCAGATCGCGTGGGACTTCTTCGCCTACGTCACGCCGTCGACGGTCGGCGGCGGGCCGTTCGTGTCGGTGTTCATGGCGCGGGACCGGGGCCTCCCGCTCGGCGAGGCCACGTCGATCATCCTCTTCGCCATGCTCATCGACCAGCTCTGCCTCGCGCTGACAATCCCGGTGCTCGTCGTGTGCGCGGCGTACGTCGACGTCTTCCCGGCGTCGCTCGGGACGGTCGGGGCGTGGTCGCTGGCGCTCGTCTTCCTCGGGTACATGGCGTGGGTGCTTGTCTTCGCGTACGGCACGCTCGTGCGGCCCCAACTCCTGACGGGACTCGTCGGCGGCGTGCTGCGGATCCGGTGGCTGCGGCGGTTCCGAACGCGCGGGCTCCGCGTCCTCAGCGATCTGCAAACGCGCTCGGCCGTGTTGCGCGCGCAGCCGTTGTCCTTTTACGCCAAGGGCTTCGGGCTCACGCTCGTGCCGTGGATCAGCCGCTACCTCCTCGCGGTCTTCGTGATCCGAAGCGTATATTCGGCGACGGACGAACTGCTGATATTCCTCCGCTCGGCGGCGCTGCAACTGGGGGCGCTCGCGATGCCGACGCCGGGCGGCGCGGGCGGCGTCGAAGGGCTCTACGTGCTGTTCTTCGGCCCCGACCTCCTGCCGCCGTCGCTCGTGGCCCCGACCTTGCTGGTGTGGCGGCTGCTGAGCTACTACGTTTTTATCTTCGCCGGCCTTTTTATCACGATGCGCCACGTGCAACAGCGCGTCACGTAG
- the mscL gene encoding large-conductance mechanosensitive channel protein MscL translates to MWNEFKEFAVKGNVVDMAVGIIIGAAFGTIVTAFVNGILMPPLGLLIGDVDFSDIYSVLQQGDPVGPYASLAAAQEAGAVVMAWGAFLNTVISFLIVAFAVFIFVKWINGLKKEAEAEVAEEPSAPELSADQQLLTEIRDLLKQSRAV, encoded by the coding sequence ATGTGGAATGAGTTCAAGGAGTTCGCCGTCAAAGGCAACGTGGTCGACATGGCCGTCGGCATCATCATTGGCGCGGCCTTCGGGACGATCGTCACGGCGTTCGTCAACGGCATCCTCATGCCCCCGCTCGGCCTCCTCATCGGCGATGTCGATTTCAGCGACATCTATTCGGTGCTGCAGCAGGGCGACCCCGTCGGGCCGTATGCCTCGCTCGCCGCTGCGCAGGAAGCGGGTGCCGTGGTGATGGCGTGGGGCGCATTCCTCAACACCGTCATCTCGTTCCTCATCGTCGCCTTCGCCGTGTTCATCTTCGTGAAGTGGATCAACGGGCTGAAGAAGGAAGCCGAGGCCGAGGTCGCCGAGGAGCCCTCCGCCCCCGAGCTGTCCGCCGATCAGCAGCTGCTCACCGAGATCCGCGACCTCCTGAAGCAATCGCGCGCCGTGTGA
- a CDS encoding DUF1800 domain-containing protein: protein MNRRRFLTLSPTAAPSSPAPPQPIASPPAVRGGLEPYTPSESAPWDERRAAHLVRRLAFGASVPDLTEALFRTPSQAVDYFVDQALARPLPDTPTWYNSTPNGGQQNIDWLYAWQEGWYAEMRAGGLREKMTLFWHDHFATEVNVYGLAPYAYQYLTHLRTHALGNFRTLLSGVGTLPAMLIYLDGNSNTAGDPNENYARELYELFTMGIGNYEQEDVSETARALTGWRVNAGTLSSSFDPARHDGGQKTIFGQTGAWGYADVLDLVFAQRGAITAQRLCRKLYEWFVYGVPNDSVVQGMAATLVANDWNVAPVLRQLFKSAHFFDDAFIGAQLKDPSDFLIGLVRELGLTPSAEMWSTYRELGFTLGQELLNPPNVAGWDGYRTWITTGSVPERQIVTASALFGGGPFDAYDPLPLIEQITDPTNVYSVAGDLADFLLTATFDEEERAFHVEILLAGAPYYEWPLLVQTSPETAKERLRNLLNHLVTLPEFQLT from the coding sequence ATGAATCGTCGTCGCTTCCTCACCCTCAGCCCCACGGCCGCGCCGAGTTCGCCCGCGCCTCCGCAACCCATCGCCTCCCCCCCGGCGGTGCGCGGCGGCCTCGAACCGTACACCCCCTCCGAGAGCGCGCCGTGGGACGAGCGCCGGGCGGCCCACCTCGTCCGCCGCCTCGCCTTCGGCGCCTCCGTGCCGGACCTCACCGAGGCCCTCTTCCGCACCCCGTCGCAGGCCGTCGACTACTTCGTCGACCAGGCCCTCGCGCGCCCGCTGCCCGATACGCCGACGTGGTACAACTCCACCCCGAACGGCGGCCAGCAGAACATCGACTGGCTCTATGCCTGGCAGGAAGGCTGGTATGCCGAGATGCGCGCCGGCGGCCTTCGCGAGAAGATGACGCTCTTCTGGCACGACCACTTCGCCACCGAGGTAAACGTCTACGGCCTCGCGCCCTACGCCTACCAGTACCTCACGCACCTCCGCACGCACGCGCTCGGCAACTTCCGCACCCTCCTGAGCGGCGTCGGCACGCTCCCGGCGATGCTGATCTACCTCGACGGCAACTCGAACACGGCCGGCGACCCGAACGAGAACTACGCCCGCGAGCTGTACGAGCTGTTCACGATGGGGATCGGCAACTACGAGCAGGAGGACGTCTCGGAGACAGCCCGCGCGCTCACCGGCTGGCGCGTCAACGCCGGCACGCTCTCGTCCTCCTTCGACCCCGCCCGCCACGATGGCGGCCAGAAGACGATTTTCGGCCAGACCGGAGCCTGGGGCTACGCCGACGTCCTCGACCTCGTCTTCGCGCAGCGCGGGGCGATCACGGCGCAACGCCTCTGCCGCAAGCTCTACGAGTGGTTCGTCTACGGCGTCCCGAACGACTCCGTCGTGCAGGGCATGGCGGCGACCCTCGTGGCGAACGACTGGAACGTCGCGCCCGTACTGCGCCAGCTCTTCAAGAGCGCGCACTTCTTCGACGACGCGTTCATCGGCGCCCAGCTCAAGGACCCGTCCGACTTCCTCATCGGGCTCGTGCGCGAGCTCGGACTCACGCCCTCGGCCGAGATGTGGTCGACGTACCGCGAGCTCGGCTTCACGCTCGGGCAGGAGCTGCTGAACCCGCCGAACGTGGCGGGATGGGACGGCTACCGGACGTGGATCACGACGGGCTCCGTGCCCGAGCGGCAGATCGTCACCGCCTCCGCCCTCTTCGGCGGCGGGCCGTTCGACGCTTACGACCCGCTCCCGCTCATCGAGCAGATCACCGACCCGACGAACGTCTACTCCGTCGCCGGCGACCTCGCCGACTTCCTCCTCACGGCCACCTTCGACGAAGAGGAGCGGGCCTTCCACGTCGAAATCCTCCTCGCCGGCGCGCCCTACTACGAGTGGCCCCTCCTCGTGCAGACGAGCCCGGAGACGGCGAAGGAACGGCTTCGCAACCTGCTGAACCACCTCGTCACGCTCCCCGAGTTCCAGCTTACGTGA
- a CDS encoding DUF1501 domain-containing protein gives MCDHHDHHAPAAAEPEVTAAEGRAIALEHGADHDRDHALWSRRDFITRSSVAAGAASFLLGTRQVSALGHAPLLQRLAQLDGNRSLVIVQMAGGNDGLNTIIPITNDRYYQVRPTIAIPGSQAVALDADTGMHPAMNALEPMWGDGQMAVLQTVGYPSHNLSHFRSTDIWASGSPADDYVRSGWTGRYFDNQFPDYGQAPPDFPVAIRIGGATSTLLRGGDLTMGMSLSSPRQLQDLAEDGTIYDEADVPPTAHGDEVAFVRSIFNASFRYRDSVVDAAAAAENSVEYPADGFAETLAVIARMIKGGLGARLYVLQIGGFDTHSNQASRHQQILGRLANGMSAFFADLAAGGAQDDVLAMTFSEFGRRVEENGSNGTDHGTAAPMMLFGGGINGGLYGDAPDLLDLDNAGNLRHSIDFRQAYATVLTQWFGLPTADVENILYDSFEPLGFIADPVAADGGPSAPLDFAVEGNYPNPFTSRTTIRFRLGDAGPVQVRVFDLQGREVRTLVDGPLAAGTHSLSFEALDLPSGTYLYQIETRRGAQSRPMTLVR, from the coding sequence ATGTGTGATCACCACGACCACCACGCGCCTGCCGCCGCCGAACCCGAGGTCACCGCCGCTGAAGGCCGCGCGATCGCCCTCGAGCACGGCGCCGACCACGACCGCGACCACGCCCTCTGGAGCCGCCGCGACTTCATCACGCGCTCCAGTGTCGCCGCCGGCGCGGCGTCGTTCCTCCTCGGCACCCGGCAGGTCAGCGCGCTCGGCCACGCGCCCCTCCTCCAGCGCCTCGCCCAGCTCGACGGCAACCGCTCGCTCGTGATCGTGCAGATGGCCGGCGGCAACGACGGGCTCAACACGATCATCCCGATCACGAACGACCGCTACTACCAGGTCCGCCCGACGATCGCGATCCCCGGCAGCCAGGCCGTCGCGCTCGACGCCGACACCGGCATGCACCCGGCGATGAACGCGCTCGAACCGATGTGGGGCGACGGGCAGATGGCCGTGCTCCAGACCGTCGGCTACCCGTCGCACAACCTCTCGCACTTCCGCTCGACCGACATCTGGGCCTCGGGCAGCCCGGCCGACGACTACGTCCGCAGCGGGTGGACCGGCCGCTACTTCGACAACCAGTTCCCCGACTACGGCCAGGCGCCGCCCGACTTCCCCGTCGCGATCCGCATCGGCGGCGCGACGTCGACGCTGCTCCGCGGCGGCGATCTCACGATGGGGATGAGCCTTTCCAGCCCGCGGCAGCTGCAAGACCTCGCCGAAGACGGGACGATCTACGACGAGGCCGACGTGCCGCCGACGGCCCACGGCGACGAGGTCGCGTTCGTCCGCTCGATCTTCAACGCCTCGTTCCGCTACCGCGACTCCGTCGTCGACGCCGCCGCTGCGGCCGAGAACAGCGTCGAGTACCCCGCTGACGGCTTTGCCGAGACGCTCGCCGTCATCGCCCGGATGATCAAAGGCGGGCTCGGCGCCCGGCTCTACGTCCTCCAGATTGGCGGGTTCGACACGCACTCGAACCAGGCGAGCCGGCACCAGCAGATCCTCGGCCGCCTCGCGAACGGGATGAGCGCGTTCTTCGCCGACCTCGCCGCGGGCGGCGCCCAAGACGACGTGCTCGCGATGACGTTCTCCGAGTTCGGCCGCCGCGTCGAGGAAAACGGCTCGAACGGGACCGACCACGGCACGGCCGCGCCGATGATGCTCTTCGGCGGCGGGATCAACGGCGGGCTTTACGGCGACGCGCCCGACCTCCTCGACCTCGACAACGCGGGCAACCTCCGCCACTCGATCGACTTCCGGCAGGCCTACGCCACCGTCCTCACGCAATGGTTTGGCCTGCCCACGGCCGACGTGGAGAACATTCTCTATGACAGCTTCGAGCCGCTCGGCTTCATCGCCGACCCCGTCGCCGCCGACGGCGGCCCCTCCGCCCCGCTCGATTTCGCCGTCGAGGGCAACTACCCCAACCCCTTCACGAGCCGAACCACGATCCGCTTCCGCCTCGGCGACGCCGGCCCGGTGCAGGTCCGCGTGTTCGACCTGCAAGGCCGCGAGGTGCGCACGCTCGTAGACGGCCCGCTCGCCGCCGGCACGCACAGCCTGTCGTTCGAGGCGCTCGACCTCCCGAGCGGCACGTACCTCTACCAGATCGAGACGCGGCGCGGCGCCCAGAGCCGCCCGATGACGCTCGTCCGATAA
- a CDS encoding WG repeat-containing protein, with protein MKPTLFFLFFLALAVTGCDATGDEPGSGPNGSAPGYPVVVDEQWGFADARGSLRIAPRFTFADDYADGRAAVQMGPFWGFVDEAGNEVIAPQFDFAGRFGDGLAPIRTIEGWGYIDAAGTVVVAPAYDNARSLSDNRGAVKDGLRWGYVDGSGAVAIEPQFAFASDFSEGLAAVETVEGWGYIEASGALAIPASYGDAKAFNDGRAPVRIGDRWGYIDRSGSLVVNPRYGNAGLFSEGTAPVQIDGRWGFIDASGEVVIRPQFDEAKACSENRAPVRLGSRWSYIDCDDGLVITTPRFTAAYPFNGIAKVELDSRVGYIDRAGEYVWVPTD; from the coding sequence ATGAAACCCACGCTGTTCTTCCTCTTCTTCCTCGCCCTCGCCGTCACCGGCTGCGACGCCACGGGCGACGAGCCCGGCTCCGGCCCGAACGGGAGCGCCCCCGGCTACCCCGTCGTCGTCGACGAGCAGTGGGGCTTCGCCGACGCGCGCGGCTCCCTCCGCATCGCCCCCCGCTTCACGTTCGCCGATGACTATGCCGACGGCCGCGCCGCCGTGCAGATGGGCCCGTTCTGGGGCTTCGTCGACGAAGCCGGCAACGAGGTGATCGCGCCGCAGTTCGACTTCGCCGGACGCTTCGGCGACGGCCTCGCCCCAATCCGCACGATCGAGGGCTGGGGCTACATCGACGCCGCCGGGACGGTCGTCGTGGCGCCCGCCTACGACAACGCCCGCTCGCTCTCTGACAACCGGGGCGCGGTGAAAGACGGCCTTCGCTGGGGCTACGTCGACGGCAGCGGCGCGGTCGCGATCGAGCCGCAGTTCGCCTTCGCCAGCGACTTCTCCGAGGGGCTCGCCGCCGTCGAGACCGTCGAGGGCTGGGGCTACATCGAGGCCAGCGGCGCCCTCGCGATCCCGGCGAGCTACGGCGACGCGAAGGCGTTCAACGACGGCCGCGCCCCCGTCCGCATCGGCGACCGTTGGGGCTACATCGACCGGAGCGGCAGCCTCGTCGTGAACCCGCGCTACGGCAACGCCGGGCTGTTCTCCGAGGGCACCGCGCCCGTGCAGATCGACGGCCGCTGGGGCTTCATCGACGCCTCCGGCGAGGTCGTCATCCGCCCGCAGTTCGACGAGGCGAAGGCGTGCTCCGAGAACCGCGCACCCGTCCGCCTCGGCTCGCGCTGGAGCTACATCGACTGCGACGACGGCCTCGTCATCACGACGCCGCGCTTCACCGCCGCCTACCCCTTCAACGGCATCGCCAAAGTCGAGCTCGACAGCCGCGTCGGTTACATCGACCGCGCCGGCGAGTACGTCTGGGTCCCCACCGACTGA
- a CDS encoding WG repeat-containing protein — protein sequence MLRLYYPAFICIEPMRYAFLLLFLVPFWAACDTASDDGTGPGSSGDERPTLFPVERNDLWGYIDNAGGIVIQPEYYSARPFYGDFGPVRGRRNNQNFWGYITRDGEIAFDLPVDEAFPFSGGVARVRAGGRYGYVNTEGRYVINPVFGQAGDFKGGVARVQMNGHYGFIDRSGAFVIEPDYDEVENFADGRALFRDDDDDKYGYLDRDGAVAIEPQFDQARSFADGRAAVKVGDRWGYIDTDGRFAIDPRFISAGDFGDGRAPVRTENLWEYVNERGERVIAPAFDDARAFSEGRAAVRTEGRWGFIDEAGNVLRGPDFDEVDAFEGGVARVWVGELMGYIGTGGQYVWIPAQ from the coding sequence ATGCTGCGTCTCTACTACCCCGCTTTCATCTGCATCGAACCCATGCGCTACGCCTTCCTCCTCCTCTTCCTCGTCCCGTTCTGGGCCGCGTGCGACACGGCCTCCGACGACGGCACGGGCCCCGGCTCCTCCGGTGACGAGCGCCCGACGCTCTTCCCCGTCGAGCGCAACGACCTCTGGGGCTACATCGACAACGCCGGCGGGATCGTGATCCAGCCCGAGTACTACAGCGCCCGCCCGTTCTACGGCGACTTCGGCCCCGTGCGCGGCCGGCGCAACAACCAGAACTTCTGGGGCTACATCACCCGCGACGGTGAGATCGCGTTCGACCTCCCCGTCGACGAAGCCTTCCCCTTCTCCGGCGGCGTCGCGCGCGTTCGTGCCGGTGGGCGGTATGGCTACGTCAACACCGAGGGCCGCTACGTCATCAACCCCGTCTTCGGGCAGGCGGGCGACTTCAAAGGGGGCGTGGCGCGCGTGCAGATGAACGGGCACTACGGCTTCATCGACCGGAGCGGTGCGTTCGTGATCGAGCCCGACTACGACGAGGTCGAGAATTTCGCCGACGGCCGCGCGCTCTTCCGCGACGACGACGACGACAAGTACGGCTACCTCGACCGCGACGGGGCGGTGGCGATCGAGCCGCAGTTCGATCAGGCCCGCTCGTTCGCCGACGGCCGCGCCGCCGTCAAAGTCGGCGACCGCTGGGGCTACATCGACACCGACGGCCGCTTCGCCATCGACCCCCGCTTCATCAGCGCCGGCGACTTCGGCGACGGCCGCGCGCCGGTCCGCACCGAGAACCTCTGGGAGTACGTGAACGAGCGCGGCGAGCGTGTGATCGCCCCGGCTTTCGACGACGCCCGCGCGTTCAGCGAGGGCCGCGCCGCCGTCCGCACCGAAGGCCGCTGGGGCTTCATCGACGAGGCGGGCAACGTCCTCCGCGGGCCCGACTTCGACGAGGTGGACGCGTTCGAAGGCGGCGTCGCCCGCGTGTGGGTCGGCGAGCTGATGGGCTACATCGGCACGGGCGGGCAGTACGTCTGGATCCCCGCGCAGTAA